From a single Eleginops maclovinus isolate JMC-PN-2008 ecotype Puerto Natales chromosome 20, JC_Emac_rtc_rv5, whole genome shotgun sequence genomic region:
- the cenps gene encoding centromere protein S — MPDDKDETQQRLKAAIHYTVGRLCQKIGEDYQRGFSRQAVAAIAETAFRQCDVFAKDLEAFARHAKRSTVNSDDVKLIARRSTALSTHIQNKSEELNQEQRELKKKSTGKRKSRDTEEESKE; from the exons ATGCCTGACGATAAAGACGAGACGCAGCAG AGGTTAAAGGCAGCAATCCATTACACCGTGGGTCGCCTGTGCCAGAAGATTGGAGAGGACTACCAGAGAGGGTTCAGCCGACAAGCTGTAGCAGCGATAGCCGAGACAGCGTTCAGACAATGTG ATGTATTTGCTAAAGACTTGGAGGCGTTTGCAAG GCATGCTAAAAGAAGCACAGTGAATTCAGACGATGTAAAGCTCATAGCCCGTCGGAGCACAGCCTTG tccacccacatacaaaacaaaagtgaagaACTGAACCAGGAGCAGAGGGAATTGAAAAAGAAGAGTACTGGGAAGAGGAAAagcagagacactgaggaggagagcAAAGAATAA
- the LOC134883283 gene encoding uncharacterized protein LOC134883283, producing the protein MFLYMLIFMAYHSSRWIPRNQRLKFQIVNAVFAAVVLVPQFYVMASPKSSRYCRQPLLNNLSASIALSFIAAGFSVVFTMIDPVPHSLWASYHVLGILTCGQGLCTAILTLTAAACAKTTPELYYMSLILTVASIFSTGFFMVRGGLWLTNRKHVSDPSRNNEQ; encoded by the exons ATGTTCCTCTACATGCTAATCTTCATGGCTTATCATAGCAGCCGGTGGATACCAAGGAATCAGAGGCTAAAATT TCAAATAGTGAATGCAGTGTTTGCAGCTGTTGTCCTGGTTCCTCAGTTCTACGTCATGGCAAG tccAAAATCCTCAAGATACTGCAGGCAGCCACTTCTGAACAACCTGTCAGCCTCTATCGCCTTGTCCTTCATTGCTGCAG GTTTTTCCGTGGTATTCACAATGATAGACCCAGTTCCTCACAGCCTGTGGGCCTCCTATCATGTGTTGGGGATTCTGACATGTGGACAAGGTCTCTGCACTGCCATCCTGACTCTGACAGCAGCAGCGTGT GCCAAAACCACCCCGGAGCTGTACTACATGTCCCTTATCCTAACTGTTGCTTCCATTTTCAGTACAG GTTTTTTCATGGTGAGAGGAGGCCTCTGGTTGACTAACAGGAAGCATGTGTCGGACCCAAGCAGAAACAATGAGCAGTAA
- the rbp7b gene encoding retinoid-binding protein 7 — protein sequence MPVDYSGTWDIVSNVNFEGYMVALGIDFATRKIASMLKPQKVIKQDGDCFTIRTFTTFRNYENSFQIGEEVKEVTKGMDNRTCQSVVNWENDKLVCVQKGEKKNRGWTHWIKGDELHLELTCEDQVCKQIYKRTL from the exons ATGCCTGTCGACTACAGCGGGACTTGGGACATTGTCAGCAATGTCAATTTTGAAGGATACATGGTCGCACTTG GCATTGATTTTGCAACACGCAAGATTGCCTCGATGTTGAAGCCCCAGAAAGTGATTAAGCAAGATGGAGATTGCTTCACAATCAGGACATTCACCACCTTCAGAAATTATGAGAATTCATTCCAAATTGGGGAAGAGGTCAAAGAGGTGACTAAAGGGATGGACAACAGGACATGTCAG TCGGTGGTGAACTGGGAGAATGATaagctggtgtgtgtgcagaaaggagaaaagaagaacCGAGGGTGGACTCACTGGATTAAGGGGGACGAGCTTCACCTG GAACTTACTTGTGAGGATCAAGTCTGCAAGCAAATCTATAAAAGGACTTTGTGA